In Mycobacterium stomatepiae, the following are encoded in one genomic region:
- the ctaJ gene encoding aa3-type cytochrome oxidase subunit CtaJ, with protein MEIHLYLVGIPALLVIVLAALIWSRKGPHPATYKMSESWTHPPILWAATDEFVGHSHGHDEFSVGGGASGTW; from the coding sequence ATGGAGATTCACCTGTACCTGGTTGGAATCCCGGCGTTGCTGGTCATCGTGCTGGCGGCGCTGATCTGGTCGCGCAAGGGGCCGCACCCCGCGACGTACAAGATGTCCGAATCGTGGACGCATCCACCGATTCTGTGGGCTGCCACCGACGAGTTCGTCGGCCACTCGCACGGACATGACGAGTTCTCGGTCGGAGGTGGCGCCAGTGGCACATGGTGA
- a CDS encoding acyl-CoA thioesterase has protein sequence MTIGYVASVPVRWSDIDMYQHVNHATMVTLLEEARVPFLKPAFEIDILEIGLLIADVRVTYKAQLRLIDSPLQVTIWTKQLRTVDFTLGYEVRSVSADPESRPAVIAESQLAAVHIEEQRLVRLSPQHREYLQRWLR, from the coding sequence GTGACAATCGGGTATGTCGCGTCGGTGCCGGTGCGTTGGTCGGACATCGACATGTACCAGCACGTCAACCACGCCACGATGGTTACGTTGCTCGAAGAGGCGCGGGTGCCCTTCCTCAAACCGGCCTTCGAGATCGATATCTTGGAGATCGGGCTATTGATCGCCGACGTGCGGGTCACCTACAAGGCACAGCTGCGGCTGATCGATTCGCCTCTGCAGGTGACCATCTGGACCAAGCAGCTGCGGACGGTCGACTTCACGTTGGGATACGAGGTGCGTTCGGTCTCCGCGGACCCGGAGTCCAGGCCTGCCGTCATCGCCGAGTCGCAATTGGCCGCGGTTCACATCGAAGAACAGCGGCTGGTGCGGCTTTCGCCACAGCATCGGGAGTACCTGCAACGGTGGCTGCGTTAG
- a CDS encoding globin, with protein MQQSFYDAVGGAETFKTIVARFYAQVPEDEILRELYPLDDLQGAEERLRMFLEQYWGGPRTYSDQRGHPRLRMRHVPFRITPIERDAWLRCMQTAVASIDSQTLDDDHRRELLNYLEMAAHSLVNAPF; from the coding sequence GTGCAACAGTCCTTCTACGACGCTGTCGGCGGTGCCGAGACCTTCAAAACGATCGTGGCGCGCTTCTACGCGCAGGTCCCCGAGGACGAAATCCTGCGTGAGCTGTATCCCCTCGACGACCTGCAGGGCGCCGAAGAGCGGCTGCGGATGTTCCTCGAGCAGTACTGGGGCGGTCCGCGGACCTACTCCGACCAGCGCGGACACCCCCGGCTGCGGATGCGCCACGTGCCGTTCCGAATCACCCCGATCGAGCGCGACGCGTGGCTGCGGTGCATGCAGACCGCCGTCGCATCGATCGACTCACAGACTCTTGACGACGACCATCGCCGTGAGTTGCTCAACTATCTCGAGATGGCTGCCCACTCCCTGGTCAATGCCCCTTTTTGA
- a CDS encoding glycoside hydrolase family 13 protein has translation MSPAAWWSNAVFYQVYPRSFADSNGDGVGDIDGIVTHLDHLVRLGIDAIWLSPVTVSPMADHGYDVSDPRDIDPLFGGMPAIERLIAATHERDIKITMDVVPNHTSSEHAWFQAALAAGPDTDARERYYFRDGKGPDGSLPPNNWTSVFGGSAWERVVEPDGNPGQYYLHLFDTHQPDLNWDNPEVFDDLEASLRFWLERGVDGFRIDVAHGMAKPAGLPDAKEAVKVLSHADDDPRFNNPAVHDIHRKIRKIVDEYDGAVTIGEVWVLDNMLWAEYLRPDELHLGFNFRLTKVGFDAAQVHDAVVNSLAATAIYDSVPTWTLSNHDIDREVTRYGGGEIGLRRAKAMLMAMLALPGTVFIYNGEELGLPDVLDLPDEVLQDPTWERSGRTERGRDKVRVPLPWSGDTPPFGFSTSPDTWLPMPAEWASLTVEKQNADPNSTLEFFRTALKLRRGRNEFDGVELEWLTATDDALVFRRREGGLMCALNTGKRPMALPAGELILSSAPLVDGQLPSDTAAWLV, from the coding sequence ATGAGCCCCGCAGCATGGTGGTCGAACGCGGTCTTTTACCAGGTCTATCCACGATCGTTTGCCGACAGCAACGGCGACGGCGTCGGCGACATCGACGGAATCGTCACCCATCTTGATCACTTGGTGCGGCTGGGGATCGACGCGATTTGGCTCAGCCCGGTCACCGTCTCGCCAATGGCCGACCACGGTTACGACGTCTCCGATCCCCGTGACATCGACCCGCTGTTCGGGGGGATGCCCGCGATCGAACGGTTGATCGCGGCGACGCACGAGCGCGACATCAAGATCACGATGGACGTGGTGCCCAATCACACCAGCTCGGAGCACGCATGGTTCCAGGCCGCGCTGGCCGCCGGACCGGACACTGACGCCCGGGAGCGCTATTACTTCCGCGACGGCAAGGGGCCCGACGGGTCGCTGCCGCCGAACAACTGGACCTCCGTCTTCGGCGGCTCCGCCTGGGAGCGGGTGGTCGAGCCGGACGGCAATCCCGGTCAGTACTACCTGCACCTTTTCGACACCCACCAGCCGGACCTGAACTGGGACAACCCCGAGGTCTTCGACGACTTGGAGGCGTCGCTGCGGTTCTGGCTGGAGCGTGGCGTGGACGGCTTTCGCATCGACGTGGCGCACGGCATGGCCAAGCCGGCCGGCCTGCCCGACGCCAAGGAAGCCGTCAAGGTGTTGTCGCACGCCGACGACGACCCGCGTTTCAACAACCCGGCCGTGCACGACATCCACCGCAAGATCCGCAAGATCGTCGACGAGTACGACGGCGCCGTGACCATCGGCGAGGTCTGGGTGTTGGACAACATGCTCTGGGCCGAGTATCTGCGGCCCGACGAATTGCACCTCGGTTTCAACTTCCGGCTGACCAAGGTCGGCTTCGACGCCGCGCAGGTGCACGACGCCGTCGTGAATTCGCTCGCAGCCACCGCGATCTATGACTCCGTTCCGACCTGGACGCTGTCCAACCACGACATCGACCGTGAGGTCACCCGCTACGGCGGTGGCGAGATCGGGCTGCGCCGAGCGAAGGCGATGTTGATGGCGATGCTCGCCCTGCCGGGCACGGTGTTCATCTACAACGGCGAGGAGCTCGGGCTACCCGACGTGCTGGACCTGCCCGACGAGGTGCTGCAGGACCCGACCTGGGAACGGTCCGGGCGCACCGAGCGGGGCCGCGACAAGGTCCGCGTTCCGCTGCCCTGGTCGGGCGACACTCCCCCGTTCGGCTTCTCCACCTCGCCCGACACCTGGTTGCCGATGCCCGCGGAGTGGGCGTCACTGACCGTCGAAAAGCAGAATGCCGACCCGAACTCGACGTTGGAGTTTTTCCGCACGGCGCTCAAATTGCGTAGGGGGCGGAACGAATTCGACGGCGTCGAGCTGGAGTGGCTGACAGCAACCGACGATGCCCTGGTATTCCGGCGCCGAGAGGGCGGTCTGATGTGCGCACTGAACACCGGAAAGCGTCCGATGGCGCTGCCCGCCGGCGAACTCATCTTGTCCAGCGCGCCGTTGGTCGACGGCCAGCTGCCGAGCGACACGGCGGCCTGGTTGGTGTAG
- a CDS encoding NAD-glutamate dehydrogenase translates to MTIGSGPKQQTTPWTTFTTMADVPEWISKAYIETYRGPHDKEPGTLETGVIDLNIPAAILTPALLSAHYRLGQHRAPGASCVAVYPPGNPAGFGPALQVVTDHGGMLMDSVTVLLHRLGVSYSALMTPVFDVQRNPSGELLSIEPKAPGTPQYVGEAWIHIQFVPPVDTKALAEVERVLPKVLSDVQLVAADAASIIGALSNLAADVETNIRGRFTAPDRQDVAALLRWLGEGNFLLLGYQRCRVHDGLVSGDGTSDLGVLRGRTGSRPRLTDDDKLLVLAQATVGSYLRYGAYPYAIGVREYVDGGVIEHRFVGLFTVAAMNADVLEIPTISRRVREALAMADSDPVHPAQLILDVIQTVPRSELFTLSGERLFTMAKAVVDLGSQRRALLFVRADRLRYFVSCLVYVPRDRYTTAVRLQIEDILVREFGGTRLEFTARVSQSPWALMHFMVRLPEDAGPVDVSETNRMRIQALVSEAARTWSDRLIAAAPTGAISYADAEHYAEAFSEAYKSALTPDDAIGHIAIINELTDDSVKLVFTDRGEETAQLTWFLGGHSASLSQLLPMLQSMGVVVLEERPFTVVRPDGLPVWVYLFRISPHPTIQLAQTPADRDATAERFAEAVTAIWHGRVEVDRFNELVMRAGLSWQQVVLLRAYAKYLRQANFPYSQSYIESVLNEHPSTARSLVRLFEALFDPGAAGSASSDAQAAAAAVATDIDALVSLDTDRILRAFASLVQATLRTNYFVTQEASARVRNVLAIKLDAQLVDELPLPRPKYEIFIYSPRVEGVHLRFGPVARGGLRWSDRRDDFRTEILGLVKAQAVKNAVIVPVGAKGGFVLKRPPLPTGDVAVDRDAIRAEGVACYQLFISGLLDVTDNVDHSTGKVSPPAQVIRRDGDDAYLVVAADKGTATFSDIANDVAKSYGFWLGDAFASGGSVGYDHKAMGITAKGAWEAVKRHFREMGVDTQTEDFTVVGVGDMSGDVFGNGMLLSKHIRLVAAFDHRHIFLDPDPDAATTWPERERMFNLPRSSWEDYDKSLISAGGGVYSREQKAIPISPQVRLALGIDDEVSEMAPPNLMKAILLAPVDLLFNGGIGTYVKAESESDADVGDRANDPIRVNGNQLRAKVIGEGGNLGVTALGRVEFDLAGGRVNTDAMDNSAGVDCSDHEVNIKILIDSLVTAGKVNADERSALLESMTDEVAKLVLTDNKDQNDLIGTSRANAASLLPVHAMQIKFLEENGVDRELEALPSEKEIARRTEAGLGLASPELCTLMAHVKLLLKAEMLTMELPEQDVFASRLPRYFPTPLRERFTPEIRTHQLRREIVTTMLINDMVDAAGISYAYRITQDVGVGQIDAVRTWVATDAIFGIDEIWRGIRAADIPVALSDRMTLDTRRLIDRAGRWLLNYRPQPLAVGAEINRFAAKVKTLTPRMSEWLRGDDKAIVEQEAGAFAAEGAPEELSYLVAVGLYRFSLLDIIDIADITETETADVADTYFALMDRLGTDGLLTAISALPRYDRWHSLARLAIRDDIYASLRSLCLDVLAVGEPDESGQEKIAEWEHISASRVERARRTLTEIYASGAKDLATLSVAARQIRRMTRTSGRGTPG, encoded by the coding sequence ATGACGATCGGTTCGGGACCGAAGCAGCAAACCACGCCGTGGACCACGTTCACCACGATGGCGGACGTTCCCGAGTGGATCTCGAAGGCCTACATCGAGACCTATCGCGGTCCCCACGACAAAGAACCCGGGACCCTCGAAACCGGCGTCATCGACCTGAACATCCCGGCCGCGATCCTCACCCCGGCATTGCTCAGCGCGCACTACCGGCTGGGCCAGCATCGGGCGCCCGGAGCGAGCTGCGTCGCGGTCTACCCGCCCGGGAACCCCGCGGGTTTCGGGCCCGCGCTTCAGGTCGTCACCGACCACGGCGGCATGCTGATGGACTCCGTCACGGTGTTGCTGCACCGGCTCGGGGTCTCCTACTCCGCGCTGATGACCCCGGTGTTCGACGTGCAGCGCAACCCGTCGGGTGAGCTGCTGAGCATCGAACCCAAGGCGCCGGGCACGCCGCAATACGTCGGAGAGGCGTGGATCCACATCCAGTTCGTGCCGCCCGTCGACACCAAGGCGCTCGCCGAGGTCGAACGGGTGCTGCCCAAGGTCCTCAGCGACGTCCAACTGGTGGCCGCCGACGCGGCATCCATCATCGGCGCCCTGAGCAACCTGGCCGCCGACGTCGAAACCAACATCCGGGGGCGATTTACGGCGCCCGACCGCCAGGACGTCGCGGCACTGCTGCGCTGGCTGGGGGAAGGCAACTTCCTATTACTGGGGTACCAGCGGTGCCGGGTGCACGACGGCCTGGTCTCCGGCGATGGGACAAGCGATCTCGGCGTGCTGCGCGGCCGCACCGGCTCTCGCCCGCGCTTGACCGACGACGACAAACTCCTGGTGCTGGCCCAGGCCACCGTCGGCAGCTACCTGCGCTACGGCGCATATCCCTACGCGATCGGGGTGCGCGAATACGTCGACGGCGGCGTGATCGAGCACCGCTTCGTCGGGCTGTTCACCGTCGCCGCGATGAACGCCGACGTCCTCGAGATCCCGACGATCTCCCGCCGCGTCCGCGAGGCGCTGGCGATGGCCGACAGCGACCCCGTCCACCCGGCGCAGTTGATCCTCGACGTGATCCAAACCGTTCCGCGCTCGGAGTTGTTCACCCTCAGTGGCGAACGACTTTTCACGATGGCCAAAGCCGTGGTGGACCTGGGATCCCAACGGCGGGCGCTGTTGTTCGTGCGGGCCGACCGGCTGCGCTACTTTGTCTCCTGCCTGGTGTACGTGCCCCGTGACCGCTACACCACGGCCGTGCGGCTGCAGATCGAGGACATCCTGGTTCGCGAATTCGGCGGCACGCGACTGGAATTCACCGCACGCGTCAGTCAATCTCCTTGGGCGCTCATGCATTTCATGGTGAGGCTGCCCGAAGACGCGGGCCCGGTCGACGTCTCCGAAACGAACCGGATGCGAATCCAGGCGCTAGTCAGCGAGGCCGCGCGCACCTGGTCCGACCGACTCATCGCCGCCGCGCCCACCGGCGCGATCTCATACGCCGATGCCGAGCACTACGCCGAGGCATTCTCGGAGGCTTACAAGTCGGCGCTCACTCCCGACGATGCGATCGGTCACATCGCCATCATCAACGAGCTGACCGACGATTCGGTCAAGCTGGTGTTCACCGATCGCGGCGAGGAAACCGCGCAGCTGACCTGGTTCCTGGGTGGACACAGCGCCTCGCTGAGCCAGCTGCTGCCGATGCTGCAGAGCATGGGTGTCGTCGTGCTCGAGGAGCGGCCGTTCACGGTCGTGCGGCCGGACGGATTGCCGGTGTGGGTCTATCTGTTCCGGATCTCTCCGCACCCGACCATCCAGCTGGCGCAGACGCCGGCCGACCGCGACGCGACGGCGGAACGATTCGCCGAGGCGGTCACCGCAATCTGGCACGGCCGGGTCGAAGTCGACCGGTTCAACGAGCTGGTGATGCGCGCCGGGCTGAGCTGGCAGCAGGTCGTGCTGCTGCGTGCCTATGCAAAGTACTTGCGGCAGGCCAACTTTCCCTACAGCCAGTCCTACATCGAATCGGTGCTCAACGAGCACCCCTCGACCGCGCGATCCCTGGTGCGGCTGTTCGAGGCGCTTTTCGATCCCGGCGCGGCGGGTTCGGCGTCCAGCGATGCCCAAGCGGCCGCCGCGGCGGTCGCCACTGACATCGACGCGCTGGTCAGTTTGGACACCGACCGTATCCTGCGCGCCTTCGCGTCACTGGTGCAGGCCACCCTGCGCACCAATTACTTTGTCACACAAGAGGCTTCGGCCCGAGTCCGTAATGTGTTGGCGATCAAGCTGGATGCCCAGCTGGTCGACGAGCTCCCGCTGCCAAGGCCCAAGTACGAGATCTTCATCTACTCGCCGCGCGTCGAGGGCGTGCACTTGCGGTTCGGCCCAGTGGCCCGCGGCGGGCTGCGCTGGTCGGACCGGCGCGACGACTTCCGCACCGAGATCCTGGGTCTGGTCAAGGCGCAGGCGGTGAAGAACGCCGTCATCGTGCCGGTCGGCGCCAAGGGCGGGTTCGTCCTCAAGCGGCCGCCCCTGCCCACCGGCGATGTCGCGGTCGACCGCGACGCGATCCGCGCCGAGGGCGTCGCGTGCTATCAGCTGTTCATCTCCGGGCTGCTCGACGTCACCGACAATGTCGACCACTCGACCGGAAAGGTCAGCCCGCCAGCACAAGTGATACGCCGCGACGGCGATGACGCCTACCTGGTGGTCGCCGCGGACAAGGGCACCGCCACCTTCTCCGACATCGCCAACGACGTTGCCAAGTCCTACGGCTTCTGGCTGGGCGACGCCTTCGCTTCCGGCGGATCGGTCGGCTACGACCACAAGGCCATGGGCATCACCGCCAAGGGCGCCTGGGAAGCCGTCAAACGACACTTCCGCGAGATGGGCGTCGACACCCAGACCGAGGACTTCACGGTGGTGGGCGTCGGCGACATGAGCGGCGACGTGTTCGGCAACGGCATGCTGCTGAGCAAACACATCAGGCTGGTCGCCGCCTTCGACCACCGGCACATCTTTTTGGACCCCGACCCCGACGCTGCGACGACGTGGCCGGAGCGCGAGCGGATGTTCAACCTGCCGCGATCCAGCTGGGAGGACTACGACAAGTCGCTGATCAGTGCGGGCGGCGGGGTGTACAGCCGCGAGCAGAAGGCGATCCCGATCAGCCCGCAGGTGCGCCTGGCCCTCGGTATCGACGACGAGGTCAGCGAGATGGCTCCGCCCAACCTGATGAAGGCGATCCTGCTCGCCCCGGTGGACCTGCTGTTCAACGGCGGCATCGGCACCTACGTCAAGGCCGAATCCGAGTCCGACGCCGACGTGGGCGACCGCGCCAACGATCCGATACGGGTCAACGGAAACCAGTTGCGCGCCAAGGTGATCGGCGAGGGTGGCAACCTCGGTGTGACGGCCCTGGGGCGCGTCGAGTTCGACCTGGCCGGTGGCCGGGTCAACACCGACGCGATGGACAACTCCGCCGGAGTGGACTGCTCCGACCACGAGGTCAACATCAAGATCCTGATCGACTCGCTGGTCACCGCCGGCAAGGTGAACGCCGACGAGCGCAGCGCGCTGTTGGAGTCGATGACCGACGAGGTCGCCAAATTGGTGCTCACCGACAACAAGGACCAGAACGACCTGATCGGCACCAGCCGCGCCAACGCTGCCAGCCTGCTCCCGGTGCATGCGATGCAGATCAAGTTCCTCGAAGAAAACGGGGTCGACCGCGAACTGGAAGCGCTGCCGTCGGAGAAGGAGATCGCGCGGCGCACCGAGGCCGGTCTCGGGCTGGCCTCTCCCGAGCTCTGCACGCTGATGGCCCACGTCAAGCTGCTCCTCAAAGCCGAGATGCTGACCATGGAACTACCGGAGCAGGACGTCTTCGCATCAAGGTTGCCCCGTTATTTCCCAACACCTTTGCGGGAGCGCTTCACCCCGGAGATCCGCACCCATCAGCTACGCCGTGAGATCGTCACGACGATGCTGATCAACGACATGGTGGACGCCGCGGGCATCAGCTACGCCTACCGGATCACCCAGGATGTCGGCGTCGGTCAAATCGACGCGGTCCGGACCTGGGTCGCCACCGACGCCATCTTCGGGATCGACGAGATCTGGCGCGGCATCCGCGCCGCGGACATTCCGGTCGCGCTGTCGGACCGGATGACCCTGGATACCCGACGGTTGATCGACCGTGCGGGACGCTGGCTGCTCAACTACCGTCCGCAGCCGCTGGCCGTCGGCGCCGAGATCAACCGGTTCGCCGCCAAGGTCAAGACGTTGACCCCGCGCATGTCGGAGTGGCTGCGCGGCGACGACAAGGCCATCGTGGAACAGGAAGCCGGAGCGTTCGCCGCCGAGGGCGCGCCCGAAGAGCTGTCCTACCTGGTCGCCGTCGGGCTGTACCGCTTCAGCCTGCTCGACATCATCGATATCGCCGACATCACCGAGACCGAGACGGCCGACGTCGCGGACACGTATTTCGCGCTGATGGACCGGCTGGGCACCGACGGCCTACTCACCGCGATATCCGCGCTGCCCCGGTATGACCGGTGGCATTCATTGGCGCGCTTGGCGATTCGCGACGACATCTACGCATCGCTGCGGTCGCTGTGTCTCGACGTACTGGCGGTGGGGGAGCCGGACGAAAGTGGGCAGGAGAAGATCGCGGAGTGGGAGCACATCAGCGCGTCCCGGGTGGAGCGGGCGCGGCGCACGCTCACCGAAATCTATGCAAGCGGCGCTAAGGATCTCGCGACGCTGTCGGTGGCCGCGCGACAGATCCGCCGGATGACCCGCACCAGCGGACGGGGGACGCCGGGGTGA
- a CDS encoding pyridine nucleotide-disulfide oxidoreductase yields the protein MIGAGPAGIAAVGRLLDQGVAAEKIAWIDPAFAAGDLGQKWRAVSSNTIAETFLNFLNGSAAFRFSEAPSLPLHDIDPGQTCALDLVADPLVWITQHLRERVQVFQTIATSLVLHNRRWRIETEQQKIVSENVILAVGAVPKKLAYPGLDEIPVEAALDPDRLAEQSLDGATVAVFGSSHSSMIVLPNLLRHPVERVINFYQGPLKYAVHLDDWILFDDTGLKGRAATWARENIDGVYPERLDRCWVSSPEFDDKLAQCNRVVYTVGFERRKLPETPQWGALDYNKRNGILAPGLFGLGIAFPEYAEDPYGFGQYRVGLKKFMDYLDAVLPLWLRYPT from the coding sequence GTGATCGGAGCCGGCCCCGCCGGAATTGCTGCGGTGGGAAGGCTTTTAGATCAGGGCGTCGCTGCGGAGAAGATCGCCTGGATCGATCCGGCTTTTGCGGCAGGCGATCTCGGCCAGAAGTGGCGGGCGGTATCGAGTAATACCATCGCCGAGACCTTCCTGAACTTCCTGAACGGCTCTGCGGCGTTTCGGTTCTCGGAGGCACCGTCGTTGCCGTTGCACGATATCGACCCGGGGCAGACGTGTGCCCTTGACCTGGTCGCCGATCCGCTGGTGTGGATAACCCAGCACCTGCGCGAGCGGGTCCAGGTCTTTCAAACGATCGCGACGTCGCTGGTTTTGCACAACCGGCGGTGGCGAATTGAAACCGAGCAACAGAAAATCGTCTCCGAAAATGTGATCCTCGCCGTCGGCGCGGTGCCCAAGAAGCTCGCCTACCCTGGCCTCGACGAGATTCCGGTAGAGGCCGCTCTGGACCCGGACCGGCTAGCCGAGCAGTCGCTCGATGGTGCGACGGTGGCCGTCTTCGGCTCGTCGCACTCGTCGATGATCGTGTTGCCGAATCTGCTGCGCCACCCCGTCGAACGGGTGATCAACTTCTACCAGGGTCCGCTGAAATACGCTGTGCATCTCGATGATTGGATTCTTTTCGACGACACCGGCCTCAAAGGCCGGGCCGCCACCTGGGCCCGGGAAAACATCGACGGCGTCTATCCGGAGCGACTGGACAGGTGCTGGGTATCAAGCCCGGAATTCGACGACAAACTCGCGCAGTGCAATCGCGTGGTCTACACCGTCGGCTTCGAGCGCAGAAAACTGCCCGAGACGCCGCAGTGGGGCGCCCTGGATTACAACAAGCGCAACGGAATACTCGCCCCCGGACTGTTCGGCCTGGGCATCGCATTTCCGGAATATGCCGAAGATCCATACGGATTCGGGCAGTACCGGGTGGGGCTCAAGAAGTTCATGGACTACCTCGACGCCGTGTTGCCGTTGTGGTTGCGCTACCCGACCTGA
- a CDS encoding HNH endonuclease produces MAQGKRRRSHRSSGAAAGLTGPPTASSLHSFDTHPPNRIETASIWSRRRVLLLNSTYEPLTALPMRRAIVMVICGKADVVHADPGGPIIHSATESIVVPSVIQLRSYVRVPYRARVPMTRAALMHRDRFCCAYCGAKADTVDHVVPRSRGGGHSWENCVACCSTCNHRKGDKLLAELGWTLRRTPLPPTGQHWRLLSTVKEMDPSWVRYLGEGAA; encoded by the coding sequence ATGGCGCAGGGCAAGAGACGCCGCAGCCACCGAAGTTCAGGGGCCGCGGCAGGGCTAACCGGACCCCCAACCGCGTCGTCTCTGCATAGCTTTGATACCCATCCGCCCAACCGGATCGAGACCGCATCGATCTGGAGTCGCCGCCGGGTACTGCTGCTGAACTCCACCTACGAACCGTTGACCGCGCTGCCGATGCGGCGGGCGATCGTGATGGTGATCTGCGGCAAGGCTGACGTCGTGCACGCCGACCCCGGCGGGCCGATCATCCACTCCGCGACCGAGTCGATCGTGGTGCCATCGGTGATCCAGCTGCGGTCCTATGTTCGGGTTCCGTACCGGGCCCGCGTCCCGATGACCCGCGCCGCGCTGATGCATCGTGACCGGTTCTGCTGTGCCTATTGCGGGGCGAAGGCCGACACGGTCGACCACGTGGTGCCGCGCAGCCGCGGCGGCGGGCACTCCTGGGAGAACTGTGTCGCCTGCTGCTCGACCTGCAATCACCGCAAGGGCGACAAGCTGTTGGCCGAACTCGGTTGGACGCTGCGCCGGACACCGCTGCCGCCGACCGGACAGCACTGGAGACTGCTGTCGACGGTCAAGGAAATGGATCCGTCCTGGGTCCGGTATCTCGGCGAGGGCGCAGCCTGA
- a CDS encoding DUF5130 domain-containing protein, whose translation MAHGEVATKAPAALPLGFAITTSGRVSGVTEPGEISVHYPFPIKDLVAIDDALKYGSRQSMTRFAIYIGDLGSDTAARAREILADVPTPNNAVLLAVSLDQAVIEVVYGSEVRGRGAESAAPLGVAAASSAFEQGHLVDGLVSAIRVLSAGISPA comes from the coding sequence GTGGCACATGGTGAGGTAGCGACGAAGGCACCCGCCGCACTGCCGTTGGGCTTTGCGATCACCACCAGCGGACGGGTGTCCGGGGTCACCGAGCCCGGCGAAATCTCGGTGCACTACCCGTTCCCGATCAAGGACCTCGTCGCCATCGACGACGCCTTGAAATACGGTTCGCGCCAGTCGATGACGCGGTTCGCCATCTACATCGGCGACCTGGGTAGCGACACCGCGGCCCGGGCTCGCGAGATCCTGGCCGACGTGCCGACGCCGAATAACGCGGTGCTGCTGGCCGTCTCGCTCGACCAGGCGGTCATCGAGGTGGTCTACGGCTCGGAGGTACGCGGGCGTGGTGCCGAGTCGGCCGCCCCGCTGGGCGTGGCCGCGGCCTCGTCGGCGTTCGAGCAGGGCCACCTGGTCGACGGCCTGGTCAGCGCGATCCGCGTACTCAGCGCCGGGATCTCACCAGCCTAA